The genome window GCTGGAAGTGAGGTTCCTCTCTCCTTCTGCAGCCCTCTGAGGAGAAGCACCAGCCTTTCTCCAGAAGATGTTCCAAAAAGGTTTTGTCTGTGCCCACCTGAGTAAAAGTGGCCTTTGTGGGAAAAGGAGTTACAGTGGCACTGCAGGCAATGGATGAAAGAAGTTTTGCACAAGATAACTGCCCCTCTCACTACCAGGAATACTTCCATGTGCCCCTGTCTCCCTTACTTGCGCTCAGTTCTCCAGCTAAGACAGCTGTTCCCCTCTCCTGTCCACTTCCAGCCCCTGTATTTGGGATCTGCAGCCACAGAACATCCCCAAGGTTTGCACTGGGGTGGGGTTTGTGCATCCCTTGGTGTTCAGGCAGTGCACACGTGGGCCAGGGGCTGACTGAGCTCCTGCAAACCCTCTTGGgacacaggaaggaaaaacagcCTCTAGAAATGCTGGGGGGGACCACCCTTGATATTTTCTTTGCACCCTCTCCCAACAGATCAGCCTTGAACTGGCTAAAATAACGTGGTAGCCTTGATTTCCACAGCTTTTGATTCCCAGCATGTACCAAGGGCTGGGAAATGACATTTTTGGCCCATCATCAGCTTGATTTTAACCCGAGAATGCTCCTGTACAgatgtttttcttgctttctctaAAGCAAAGCCAAAGAAACAGTATGGGATGCTCTGAATGAGATGCCTAGGAAGACAGATTTGGGGTTTCCCAGCCAGCTCTACTttggctgagagcagcaggaacatcccagccctggaagggcCTTCTTGTCACGGCCTGTTCCCTGCAAACATGTTTGAGAGGCAGGATGGGGCCCCCACCTGCCTCTCTGAGCTGCCTGTATCAAACAGCACACGCAGCCAAACCACACTGAAGTCTGTCTGGGCTCTTGCTTAGGGCTAAACACCTTTTGCCAAGCTGCTTTGCTGCACTATCAAGCCTTTGCTCTCCACAGTAACAGCTCAGAGTTCACTTaactaaagaaaattatttgttttgaattttccCCTGGGGTGgttcacttttttcccccaatttttctgttcctccttCACTGCACTTTCTCTGGAAATGAATAAATgggtaattttctttttacctcCCCAGCTATTTCAGGCACAGGCTGAAATGTGTGTCCATGGAGGTGGCCCCAGCCTGTGTGTGCTATTTGGCTGTGTAAGGGATGAGCTTAcactttcctcttttccaggagATGCATATTCTGCTTGCTAACATCAGCAGGTCAGGACAGGGGCATCAACAGGCAAGGTACCATCCATCTGCCAGCTTCTGGGTGTTTTCTTCCACGCTTTCTCTCTTCTGGACACTTGCATGCACTTCCAGGCATCATTCATACATCCTGATTAATGTTAATATGCCTAGGTGTGAAGACTACCTTCTAAAACAGGGTTTTGATTCAGATGTGCAGGAACATTTCAAATCTTCTGGTGACTACTTAAGTGTCAAGCCTGCTCTTAAATTTTCCACTGCCAACTCTGCAGAACAAGTGCAATATTATCCATTTCCCTAACTCCTTTTCCATTAGGCTGAACCATCTCACTGTTAATCTGCAGTGCTTGCCTCTCCCATCACAACATCACAGagaatttttcctcatttactGCCTCCTTTGTTCTCTGTATTTGTCCAGTTTCTTAAGGTGCTGATCTGGCTTAGGGCTTGTTTACTGTGCCCAACTGGAATATTATGCATGCTTATACAAAGATGAATAAAGATCAATATTCTCATTGATTTGCCCTGGGCTTCAGGCTACTTTCAGCAGTAAAGCTCAACTTACAAAGCTGTGTTGCAACAATGCTCCAGGAGGAACTCTGAAATTATCCtgaagtgctgcttttgcttcaCATGTGACTTGCAAAAATCTGTGTACAAACACTGAAGGAAATTTGGATGAAAACATAACAGGGTTGGTAACTACACTAGGTACACCTGGATGGGATAGCCCATTTTCCTCTGCATCTCTAAAAATCTTGGTGATAGTTCCTCTTAGCTGGAATAAAGGACCAGGATGTTCCAGATAACGCCTCAGTCAGCTTTGGGGGAGCTATAGGGGGTACAAACCCCCTAGTCCTGGACTCCAGCTGTGAGGTACAGAAATCTGAGACCCTTTCTTAATGACCTGCTTTGAATCACTGCTGTCACTGACTAACATTGAACACAttcctggggacacccaggaaTTTTTTGATCCAAGTGTAACaagtttcttcctctttcctgagAAGGAAGATAACAAAACTAACAGAGAAAAGTAAAAGGTAAATAACTCCAACATCTTCCAGTGTGAGAATCACAGTCAAACACTTAGCTAGTTACTATTTGGCTTTTCAAAAGTATGCAAGACCTGGATTTGTGAAGGTCTTGCTACCTTCATGAAAGAAACAGACCATGAGATCCTGCACAAACAGTCTCATTTTGTCACAGACAAGCATCTGCAGATAGCTCACTGATGAGCTGGATGAAACCATCAGAAAGGACCAGAACACTTCTGCTTCAAGTAGTACTCTTTAAATCCAGAACCAACACAGCTAAGCATGCACATGCAAAGGCTCATCCATCACTACACGTGTGTCACAAAACCAGAGCCCAGTGCTTTGTCAGGAAGCTGGATCAGCAACTGTGACAAAAAGCTGTAACAGGTATCCAAAATCTAGAAAGAGGGGGACTTCAATCCAGACACACTTATTGCCCAGCACAGAAATGtgctgaaaagcaaatgaagaaataaatgccATAACCATCTATGTGGAAAACAGGAGCTGGAGCCTaaatgcagcagcaaagagcagtaaaaccaaaaaacccaaccttgCTAAATAATCTTATTTCCTAAGAGcaaatttaaagcatttcttccaGAAACAGATTAAATAAGCTTGGAATCAGGATTTCCTTAGCAGTCAATCTCCATTTGAGAGGAATGAGACAATAAAAGGCTTATCTAGCATTTAGAGTTTACCTTACATGAAGGCACACACATTAGAGCCTCAGGTTAAAAACACAGCATAAAACCAGTGTTGCTGCAGCTTAGCAAATGCCCTTCATGGCACAATGTAGAATTCGTACAGTTCCTGGTTCACTGCAATCCTTAGAGGAGATGATTTCAAAACATATTTAAGTTGCAATTAATCAGCTGCTATTTTCCATGGAAGAAATCTCAGAATTGAGATTAGGAAGAGTCAGGGTACAGTTTGGATCTCCTGCACAGAAGCAACAGCCTTGTGATGGGAAATGGATTGTGTTTGTTTTATCTAAGCAGCACAGTTGTGTTATTGTAGTTTTCTCCTTTGACAGAAGATAGAGGGAGCAGAACTACTGACCCATTTTTCAGGGAGAATGATGCTCTAGAATCCTGGAGTCCTACTCAAAAGCCTTGCCTGCAATCCAACATTATTCCTGCAAATAGCTTGACACTGCTCCTTGCTCTTGAATTCCAGCTTCACAGAAGAGCTCAGGTAGGAAGTCCTTGCACAAACAATCCCACTTTTCAAAGGTTGCTGGCAATGCCCCAGAGAGAAGTGACAAGGAACTCCATACACACAcgcatttttattttaataaatagaGTTTTACAGgctcaggctttttttttttttaatcacatatACAGAACAGGAAATGCCTCACCAAGTAACATGAATTGAACTACTAACCTTGGGAAGGAATACATGCCCTCTAGAACACTGAAGACCATAACTGAAAGGGGATTTGACATCAGCAGCAGAGTAATTTACTTCACAGATCAGATAACTTGAGAGAGACATGGCCAAAGCAAAGAGAGTGACCCTAAATGCACCACTTGTCTTTAGAGAGTCACAACAGTGTAAGGAAAGCCAAGAGCCCAAGTGCCTCCATTCCCTAGTGCCACTTCTGGATGAATATGTATGTCTTCACATCCTTTGAGCAATGCATTCTAACCACAAGTAGAGAGGCTAAGCACAGCAGGTATGCAAAATTATTCGATTGAAGAACAGATACTGGATGACACAGTAATGTTAAATTTCAAGATTTTAAATTAGCAGATGCTTTTGCATCCCCTTCAGTATGGCAGTGGAACAGATCCCACCTTCTCTCATAGAGGTTTAGTCCAAAAACTTCCTGTTGGCATTAGCACCAAAGAGAGCCACTCTGATTTCTGGCATCATCTGAAGAGAAAGAACACATCAGTTATGTGAAATGGGCAATAAAACTGCTGCAGGTTCTTCCTGCAGGCACTCTGGGATACTTAGGTTGGCTTCAAAATTAACAAGTCAGTTCATCTGAGCTTGCTGAAGTCTTTCCCTGATCACACATTGCCTGCTACTCCATAGACTGAAAGCACTGCCTGTACTGCAGCACATGAAAGAGATGCCAGATCTAGGGTTTTTTGCACTTGGGTGTAATAGGTCTCAGCCAAAGTTTGTACTCAAGCTAGCTTCAGTAATTCAAGTTAGCCTCAGCATTTCAGCATCTTGATTGCAGTGCAGTCATAACCAAGGCCTGCAGTATCAAAATCTATAGAATTTTATGCTTAAGCTTAATTCAAAAGGAATCATTCTGGGGAAAGCCATGTTTTTGCTGTAATTTGCTTCTTTCCATTCAAAAATAACTTCCTACTTGTCATTCCCAATGAAATCTGATGCCATGCACTATTGTGACACTTTGGAAACACAAGGATTTCATTATAAGAACTAGTTAATTGTATTTTGTTTACCCAGGTTGTTGGAGAAACTCACCTGCTGGGCTACAAGGTCCAGCCGACTTTCCAGGGTATTAGAAACTTTAATTTTACCATCACTGTTGTAGATTTCAACACCTCCAGCACTAAAGATggacaacaaaaaaagaaattattcagtgAAATCCACAGGCCAGGGTCAGAATGTAGCAAACATATCCCAAATCAGCATTTATAGACAAGTCAGATACATGGctaacatttctctttttttaaaaaacaatctttttgATCATGTCTTAACAGGAATCAGCACAAAGAGATCcagtgaagcagcagcacaaagcatcTTTGGAGTTATCAGGGACCACATCTATGTGCAAGGACCTCATTAGCatgttttaaatggaaatggAGCTTTGCAATTTGTCCCTTCAAAACAGCTTCTGACTCTGTGTTATTAAGACAGCTGTCACATTTTGGGAAGTGAGGAAAAGAGCTAGAAGTGCTGTTTGTTGGCCCATAGATAAAGATGACAGAATATACACCTTTGTCTATGGTACCTCTATGATACCATATGGAAACAGAGCCTTGCAGACAGAACAGACATAAACCCTATCAAGTGATTATCCTGCAGCACTTCAAGACTCAGTTTGCTTCATCTTCTCTCTCCTTAAAAGACCACTGGCTCAGTTCCTATGCACAGTTATCCCCTGCTCCAGTACTGTGAATCTGGCTGGAGATTGCACAAAActtttcctcatattttttGGTGGAGACAGtgcttctctgcagaaaactgcaGAGGGTGTGTCCGATAAACTCAAATAAATGCCAGTTCCacaagaacagcagcagccactttGAGGATATTCCACACTTAATTTTCTGACACTTATGTGAGCTGTGGCTTGAAAAGTTGCATTAAGTTAGTGTCCTGTACAAAACAATCCCATTTTCCTTACATATCTTCTGGCAGGAAGCTGTCTTGGTCAATATGAACATCCACATCCCTTTTTATGGCGTTTTTGTAGATGGGAATGCTCTTCTGTACAGCAGTCTAGGACACAAGATAAACCTACAGTTAGCACTGACAAATGCTACTGCAGCACCTGGGTTTGATCATTCAATCACTTGTACTAATAAAATGAAGGGATtgaggcctttttttttttaattaaacaaatgcatttcagtTTGGCTCTTCAGCCAAACCCAGTTATTATTCTTAATACTGTAGCCATGTCTAAAGTTTCCAAGGTAATATCCAAGCAGGGAAACGACCCCCAACTTTGGAAGCACATTGTAGCTGCAACAGAAGTGCAACAAGCAAAGCCTGTTTCCATATCAAACAGAGAGGGGGACCCGAGCAGCAAATCCAGCAGGGCACTGTCAAAATATTCCAGGTGTCTCACCTTAACCATGGGGAGATCCTGCTTCCTGCACCGAACAACTAATCTGGGCTCAAGCAGCTGGTAGAATCCCTGCAAGGAATAACCATTATAACCATTTCAGTTGCAGGAAGtcaatgttttctttgtcaCAATTGTTTAACcccaagaaaggaaagaagctgATCAATTTGAAACCCAAGCCCCAACAATATCAGCCTCATTTATTCAGATCTTTGCTCACGAGTTTACCTCATGCAGCCATTCTGAGAGGACAGCACCAATATTTGGGGAAGAGCCCAAATATGGATGATGTTTTTGGAACTCAAGTGCAACTAAACACATGGAATCTCAGGACTGTGGTGCCCAGTTACACATAAGGATCACTGCTGTCTAAGTAGACAGAGCATGCCACCAAGGCCTGGAAGACATGCAGCAGTCTCAGAAGCCTGTTCTAATAACTCCTGCCTCGCAGTTCCTGTGGTTATACCTCAGGCTAGAACAGAATAAAGTGAGTTTAGTTCCAGTTTGAAGGGACCTACAATGATCATCTGGTCCAGCTGTGAGCACAGATCCCTCACTGGATCTAACATAATGAGCCAAGAGAATTGTGGCCAatttgaaagaagaagaaagggttttttttgatgTAGAGCAACACCAGACCTGAGTGTGAGAAAGAAACAACAGCACTTGGAGGCACAAGCTGAGAAAACTCTGCCAAGTGTGACAGGAGAGCTCGTGATGGCTCCTGGGAGCTCACAGCAACAGGACCAGTCTGTGCCAGAAGGAGGCACCAGAGCTCACAGCACCGACCTGGCCAATGCTTTCTGGACTTTCAGCTCTTCATTTCTGGGCTTTGAGGATGTTCTTCTAGGCAAGCAAATCTCTGGTTTCTGCTTTCTGGGCCTGCTTCTGTCACAGGCTCATTCCATACTACAGTAAATTTGTCAAGGCTTATGAAGTCTCAAATGCTGAAAAGGTTTTCAACAGGTATTGACTGACTTGAGGGCTTGGAGGAGTAGCCTCTGACAAAGGAGCACTTGATCCAAATCATCACTACAGAGCTTAATGTGTGCACCCTAAAATGAGTGTGTGCACATCTGCAATTATTCTTACAATGGACCTGCTGCTGGTATCCCAGGTTCTACAGCTCAAAGTAAGCCACAACCTTGTCTGCTCAGGACCCAAGACTCAAAGATAATGAAATGATGTTTAAAACACAAGGATCACCCAGATCAGCATTTGATGCAGACTCCAATGCAACTGTAACTTTCAGAGGGCCATTTCTTACAAAAGAAACCGAGGGGGCTAGGGGACAATGATCCATTTTttacaatttaaatatttacctGTAGAACTAGTCCATCCAGCAGTGTCTGGTACCTGGCAGTATCCTTCACCACCTTGGCAAGTCTCTGCTTGGCCTCATTCAGCAAATCCTACATTCAGAAGAAATCAGATCAGCAGAGCCCATCTGTTTGGCATTTGGTTTCATGCCTACCAACTTTCTGTACTTCTATTATAGCTCTCACACCCTGCCAACACGTAAATGTACACTCCAGCTGGTGTTCATCCAAGCTAGACCTCCATCTCTGTGCATGGCACA of Molothrus ater isolate BHLD 08-10-18 breed brown headed cowbird chromosome 5, BPBGC_Mater_1.1, whole genome shotgun sequence contains these proteins:
- the ATP6V1E1 gene encoding V-type proton ATPase subunit E 1, giving the protein MALSDADVQKQIKHMMAFIEQEANEKAEEIDAKAEEEFNIEKGRLVQTQRLKIMEYYEKKEKQIEQQKKIQMSNLMNQARLKVLKARDDLIADLLNEAKQRLAKVVKDTARYQTLLDGLVLQGFYQLLEPRLVVRCRKQDLPMVKTAVQKSIPIYKNAIKRDVDVHIDQDSFLPEDIAGGVEIYNSDGKIKVSNTLESRLDLVAQQMMPEIRVALFGANANRKFLD